One stretch of Streptomyces peucetius DNA includes these proteins:
- a CDS encoding MarP family serine protease, which yields MNVLDILLLVAAVWFAIVGYRQGFVVGILSVIGFLGGGLVAVYLLPVIWDALTDDSEVSTTAAIVAVVIVIVCASVGQAFTTHLGNKLRRFITWSPARALDATGGALVNVVAMLLVAWLIGSALAGTSLPTLGKEVRSSKVLLGVSRVMPDQANTWFTDFSSVLAQNGFPQVFSPFANEPITEVQAPDPALVGSPVAERAKQSIVKVVGTAPSCGKVLEGTGFVFDERRVMTNAHVVGGVDEPTVQIGGEGRLYDAKVVLYDWQRDIAVLDVPDLQARPLEFTDFEEGDAESGDSAIVAGFPENGSYDVRSARVRGRINANGPDIYHRGTVRRDVYSLFATVRQGNSGGPLLTTDGKVYGVIFARSLDDADTGYALTADEIRQDIELGRSANQQVDSQGCAL from the coding sequence GTGAACGTGCTGGACATCCTGCTGCTGGTCGCCGCCGTGTGGTTCGCGATCGTCGGCTACCGCCAGGGCTTCGTCGTCGGCATCCTGTCGGTGATCGGCTTCCTCGGCGGCGGACTCGTCGCGGTCTACCTGCTTCCGGTGATCTGGGACGCGCTCACCGACGACTCGGAAGTGTCCACCACGGCCGCGATAGTCGCGGTCGTCATCGTGATCGTCTGTGCCTCTGTCGGCCAGGCGTTCACGACCCATCTCGGCAACAAACTGCGCAGGTTCATCACCTGGTCGCCCGCCCGTGCGCTGGACGCCACCGGCGGCGCGCTCGTCAATGTCGTCGCGATGCTGCTGGTCGCCTGGCTGATCGGTTCGGCGCTCGCCGGCACCTCCCTGCCCACCCTGGGCAAGGAGGTGCGCAGTTCGAAGGTGCTGCTCGGCGTGTCCCGGGTGATGCCCGATCAGGCCAACACCTGGTTCACGGACTTCTCCTCCGTGCTCGCCCAGAACGGCTTCCCCCAGGTCTTCAGCCCGTTCGCCAACGAGCCCATCACCGAGGTGCAGGCGCCGGACCCGGCGCTCGTCGGCAGCCCCGTCGCCGAGCGCGCCAAGCAGTCCATCGTCAAGGTCGTCGGTACGGCCCCGAGCTGCGGCAAGGTCCTCGAAGGCACGGGCTTCGTCTTCGACGAGCGCCGTGTGATGACCAACGCTCATGTCGTCGGCGGTGTCGATGAACCGACGGTGCAGATAGGCGGCGAAGGCCGACTCTACGACGCCAAGGTCGTCCTCTACGACTGGCAGCGCGACATCGCCGTCCTGGACGTCCCGGACCTCCAGGCGCGCCCGCTCGAGTTCACCGACTTCGAGGAGGGCGACGCCGAGAGCGGCGACAGCGCCATCGTCGCCGGCTTCCCGGAGAACGGCTCGTACGACGTGCGTTCCGCCCGCGTCCGCGGACGGATCAACGCCAACGGCCCCGACATCTACCACCGGGGCACCGTCCGCCGCGACGTCTACTCGCTGTTCGCGACCGTGCGCCAGGGCAACTCCGGCGGCCCGCTGCTCACCACGGACGGCAAGGTCTACGGAGTCATCTTCGCCAGGTCCCTGGACGACGCGGACACCGGATACGCCCTGACGGCGGACGAGATCCGCCAGGACATCGAGCTCGGCCGCAGCGCCAACCAGCAAGTGGACAGCCAGGGCTGCGCGCTGTAG